The nucleotide window GCGAAGTCGCCGGAGGACGCGAACCGGATGAAGGCACTGGGAGCCATCCTGACGACGTACAAAGCATAGAGCGTGTACGGACAAAGCCGCAGGCGGACGCGAAAGGGCGTCCGCCTGCGTGTTTTTTGAGCTCTTGGGTTCGACAGCGCTGACCGCAGGCATGTAGTTTGGTTCTTCACGGACAAACGAATATGCTGACTGCCTCCACGAAAACAGTTCAGGGGAAGACCGCTCCGGGTTCTCTTGCCGCCAAGAGCCACTACCAGGTTCTCGATGGCCTGCGCGGCGTTGCGGCACTGATCGTTGTGATCTTCCACACCTTCGAGCCTTTCTCGAAAGGCGACCACACCAAGCAGATCCTCAACCACGGCTATCTGGCCGTGGATTTCTTCTTCCTGCTCTCGGGCTTTGTCGTGGCGTATGCCTACGACGACCGATGGGGACGCATGGGACAGTGGGAGTTCTATAAACGGCGGCTGGTGCGACTGCAGCCGATGGTGGTGATGGGCAGCCTGATCGGCGCGGCGCTGTTTTACCTGCAGGCTGGGCCGGCCTTTCCTCCGATCGCGCACACGCCGGTGGTGAAGATGCTGATGGTGATGCTGATCGGCTGCACGCTGATTCCGATCACACCGTCAATGGATATCCGCGGCTGGGATGAGATGCACCCGCTCGACGGGCCGGCGTGGTCGCTGTTCTTCGAGTATGTTGCAAACATCCTGTACGCCGTGGTGCTGCGGCGACTGGGCAAGGCGCTGCTGAGCGTGTTCGTGTTTGCGTCCGGCGTGTTTCTCATTCACATGGCGGTCACCAGCCGGCACGGCGATGTGATCGGCGGATGGAGCGTGACACCGCATGAGCTGCATGTGGGCTTTGCACGGCTTCTCTATCCCTTCTTCGCTGGCGTGCTGCTGATGCGGCTCGGCTGGCGCATCCACGTGAAGCATGCTTTCCTGCTGTGCAGCATCCTGCTGACAGCGGTGCTGGTGCTGCCGAGACCAGGCGGCCCGCTGTGGGTCAACGGGCTCTACGATTCACTATCGATCATCTTTATTTTTCCGCTCATCGTGGCCATGGGCGCGGGCGCGCTGCATGCCGACGGCGAGGATGCAGGACGGGTGTGCAAATTCCTGGGCGAACTCTCCTACCCGCTCTACATCACGCACTATCCGCTGATCTACATCTATACGAACTGGGTAGAGAAGGGCGTGATGACGCCGGTTCGGGGCTGGCTGTGGGGCGCGGCGCTGCTGGTGACCGCTGTATCGATGGCCTATGCGTGCCTGAAGCTCTATGACGAGCCCGTGCGGGCATGGCTGAGCCGGAAGTTACTGCGCCGAGCATAGGCTGAAACCTCAGCTTTGCCCAACGTTTTCATGCTCTGGTAGGCTTGCTGGTTTCTTAGCATGCTTACCGGAGCGTTTTCTTTATGGCTTTTCCTTTTAAAGGCGTCGACTTTATCGGCTTCGACGCGATGCTGAACGACGACGAGCGCATGGCACGCGATGCCACGCGCGATTTCATCGAAGACAAACTGATCCCGATCATCGAATCCTGCAATCGCGAGGGGCGGTTTCCGCGTGAGCTGGTGCCGGAGATGGGCATGCTCGGGCTGTTTGGCGCAAACCTGCATGGCTATGGCTGCGCGGGCATGTCGAATGTGGCCTATGGCCTGGTGATGCAGGAGCTGGAGCGCGGCGACTCGGGGCTGCGCAGCTTTGTGAGCGTGCAGTCGGCGCTGGTGATGTATCCGATTTACACCTTTGGATCGGATGCGCAGAAGGATCTCTGGCTGCCCAAGCTGGCTACCGGCGAGGCGCTGGGATGTTTCGGGTTGACGGAGCCCGATTTCGGATCGAACCCCGGCGGGATGCGCACACGCGCGGTCAAAGATGGTGACAGCTACATCCTGAACGGCGAGAAGATGTGGATCACCTCGGGATCGATTGCGGATGTGGCCGTGATCTGGGCAAAAATTTCCAACGAAGACGACCGCGTGCGCGGATTTCTCGTCGAAACAGACCGGCCGGGATTCAAGGCGCACGATGTGCATGGGAAGTGGTCGCTGCGGGCATCGGTGACCTCAGGTCTTTCGCTGCAGGATGTGCGCGTCCCGGCGGAGAACCTGCTGCCCGGCTCAGGCGGCTTGAAATCGCCGCTGATGTGCCTGAATCAGGCGCGGTATGGCATCGGCTGGGGAGTGATCGGCGCGGCCATGTCCTGTTACGACACGGCGCTCCAGTATGCGCTCGACCGAAAGCAGTTCCACGATGCGCCGATTGCAAGCCATCAGCTGGTGCAGGAGAAACTGGCGTGGATGATCACAGAGATCACCAAGGCGCAGCTGCTCTCTCTGCAGGTAGGGCGGATGAAGGATGCCGGAAAGGTAGAGCACCAGCACATCTCGATGGCCAAACGGAATAACGTGTGGATGGCGGTGGAGTGCGCACGGATGGCACGCGATATTCTAGGCGGCGCTGGCATCACGGACGACTACCCGATCATGCGCCACATGATGAACCTGGAGTCGGTGAAGACCTATGAGGGGACGCACGATATCCACACGCTGATTCTGGGACAGAGCGTGACGGGGATCTCGGCGTTTTAACCTGCTGCATGCAACATTCTTTGTCCGGGGTTTGAGTTCCTGCCTTCTCATCCAGCCTCGCCTGGGTGGGAAGGCAGGCAATTACGGAAGAAGCCTGCGCAACCCGGTAGCGCTACCCGCGTCTAAACAAAGAGACAGGCTTTATGTCTCTGCATCTGCCCAAACATCTGCCGAAGCTCGAGCGGCGTCCGGAACTCGATGCCCTGCGTGGACTCTTCCTCGTCTGGATGACGCTGACACATCTGCCGACCCGCTTCGCGGACTTCGTGAATCAACCCATCGGATACGTATCTTCGGCCGAGGGCTTCGTTTTTCTCTCGGCGCTGCTGGTAGGACGGCTGTATATCCGCGACCTGATCCACGACGCGCCCGGGGTGCGCGCAAAACTGTGGAAGCGGTCGCTGAAGATCTACGGCTACCACCTGCTCATGCTGGCCTTCGCCTTCACGATCGCAGCGGCGCTTGCGGTCCATACCCACAAAGCCGCCCTGATGAACCTGCTGGACTTCTACCTGGCGCATCCGGTCGAAGCAATTGTGGGCTCGGTACTGCTGATCTACTGTCCGCCGCTGCTCGACATTCTGCCGATGTACGTGACGTTCCTCTTCTTCACGCCGCTCTTGCTTTCCGGCGCGGTGCGCTGGGGATGGAAGAAGATCCTGGCGGCGAGCGGGTTGATCTGGCTGCTGGCGCAGTTCGGTCTGCGCGAGGCCGTGCATGGAGCAATCGTCAGCATCACCCACCTGGAGATTCCGCTGCAGGAGACAGGCGCGTTCAACATGTTCGCGTGGCAGGCGGTGTGGATCGCAGGACTCTATCTCGGAGCAAAATCGGCTGTCGGAGAGATCCCTCTGAAGCGCATTCCGGGCTGGGCCGTCGGTGTCGCGGCAGCAGTCTGCCTGTTTTTTATCGGTGTGCGCCATGGCTGGCTCGGACCGCACCTCACGCAGCAGGCGCTGGGCCTCAAACTCGACAAGTGGCAGATCGGCTGGCTGCGCGTGCTCAACCTGATCTGCTTTACGACGGTCTTCTACTGGCTGCGAAAGTACGTGGTGAGGATCGTCTCGATCGAGCCGTTCCTGACGCTGGGCAAGGCTTCCTTGCAGGTCTTCTGCGCGCACCTGTTCTTTGTTTTCGTGGGGCTCACGCTGCTGTATGGCGAGGTGGAGCAGCTGCAAGGCATCACAGCCATCACCCTGATTATCGCCACCTTTGCCGCGCTCATGTGGGTCGCCTCAAACGAAGTCCGGAAGAAGCGCCGCAAACGCGAAAAGAGGCAGCAAAAGAACGATGCGGCAAAACGCGAGCATGTCCTGCCTCCGGCAGCAA belongs to Silvibacterium dinghuense and includes:
- a CDS encoding acyltransferase family protein — protein: MLTASTKTVQGKTAPGSLAAKSHYQVLDGLRGVAALIVVIFHTFEPFSKGDHTKQILNHGYLAVDFFFLLSGFVVAYAYDDRWGRMGQWEFYKRRLVRLQPMVVMGSLIGAALFYLQAGPAFPPIAHTPVVKMLMVMLIGCTLIPITPSMDIRGWDEMHPLDGPAWSLFFEYVANILYAVVLRRLGKALLSVFVFASGVFLIHMAVTSRHGDVIGGWSVTPHELHVGFARLLYPFFAGVLLMRLGWRIHVKHAFLLCSILLTAVLVLPRPGGPLWVNGLYDSLSIIFIFPLIVAMGAGALHADGEDAGRVCKFLGELSYPLYITHYPLIYIYTNWVEKGVMTPVRGWLWGAALLVTAVSMAYACLKLYDEPVRAWLSRKLLRRA
- a CDS encoding acyl-CoA dehydrogenase family protein, which produces MAFPFKGVDFIGFDAMLNDDERMARDATRDFIEDKLIPIIESCNREGRFPRELVPEMGMLGLFGANLHGYGCAGMSNVAYGLVMQELERGDSGLRSFVSVQSALVMYPIYTFGSDAQKDLWLPKLATGEALGCFGLTEPDFGSNPGGMRTRAVKDGDSYILNGEKMWITSGSIADVAVIWAKISNEDDRVRGFLVETDRPGFKAHDVHGKWSLRASVTSGLSLQDVRVPAENLLPGSGGLKSPLMCLNQARYGIGWGVIGAAMSCYDTALQYALDRKQFHDAPIASHQLVQEKLAWMITEITKAQLLSLQVGRMKDAGKVEHQHISMAKRNNVWMAVECARMARDILGGAGITDDYPIMRHMMNLESVKTYEGTHDIHTLILGQSVTGISAF
- the opgC gene encoding OpgC domain-containing protein produces the protein MSLHLPKHLPKLERRPELDALRGLFLVWMTLTHLPTRFADFVNQPIGYVSSAEGFVFLSALLVGRLYIRDLIHDAPGVRAKLWKRSLKIYGYHLLMLAFAFTIAAALAVHTHKAALMNLLDFYLAHPVEAIVGSVLLIYCPPLLDILPMYVTFLFFTPLLLSGAVRWGWKKILAASGLIWLLAQFGLREAVHGAIVSITHLEIPLQETGAFNMFAWQAVWIAGLYLGAKSAVGEIPLKRIPGWAVGVAAAVCLFFIGVRHGWLGPHLTQQALGLKLDKWQIGWLRVLNLICFTTVFYWLRKYVVRIVSIEPFLTLGKASLQVFCAHLFFVFVGLTLLYGEVEQLQGITAITLIIATFAALMWVASNEVRKKRRKREKRQQKNDAAKREHVLPPAAKAMACAEQQP